ACCACCGTGTACACGAGGCCGTGGTCGCCGAGCTCGGCGAGCCGCTCCCACTCCGGCCGGCTCGGCGCCCACACGGTGGACTGCGGGGTGCCGCCGCGGTGCGAGAGCAGCGGCCCCTCGAGCGCGATCCCGGGGATGTGCGCGAGCAGGCCGTCCGCGCGCTTGGCGGCGTACAGCCGCATGAACGCCTCGAACTCCCCGAGCCGGTCGCGGTGCAGATACATCGTGGGCAGCGCCAGCACGCCCTCGCCCGCGCACCACTGGTCGAGCCGGTCGAGGTCGACGCGCGTGAAGTCGGAGAAGTCGACGTCGCCGAAGCCGTGGCAGTGCACTTCGACGGGGCGCATTCCGCGCGCGTCGAGCGGGAAAGGGGCCGGGCCCTGGGAGACGGGGATGGAATTCATCGAGGGCTCCTTGTGTATTTCCAGGGAAAGCAACCGGTTATCGACGGCTGTTGTCCGTCGTGGCGGTCGCGGAACTTCCTCGAGTCTGTGGTGGCCGTGCGCCGGGTCGCCAGAGGGAAAGGCGAGCACCTACCTGCATTGCAGGAACATGAGGGCGCGGTGGGAACCCGGTCCTGCCTAGGCTCGGCGCGTCGGAAATGCCCATTCCCGATCAGGGAGCGCCTCATGAAACCTTGTGGAACCGGTCCTGAACACGGAATTCCCATACCTGGCGGCAGGCGCCGCGTCCTGCTCTCCAGCGTCTCCTCCGACGCGCACACCTGGAATCTGATCTACCTCCAGCTGCTGCTGGAGGAGCGCGGGCACGAGGTGCACAACCTCGGTCCCTGCGTGCCCGACGAGCTGCTCCTGTCCACGTGCCGGCGGCTCGCGCCCGATCTCGTCGTCATCAGCACGGTCAACGGCCACGGGGCGGCGGACGGCGGGCGTCTGATCCGCGGTCTGCGGGCCCAGCGGGACCTGGAGCGGCTGCCGGTCGTCATCGGGGGCACGATCGGCACGCGGGCCGCGGCGCCGGGCACCTACGCCCCCGCCCTGCTCGGCGCCGGATTCGACGCCGTCTTCGAGAACGGCGACGGACTGCGCGACTTCTGCCGCTTCGTCGACACCGTGCCGGCCCGCCGGCTGACGGGGGCGGGCAGCCGGTGACCGGTGCGGGAACGACACCCGGACCCGGCCGGGGCCCGTCCTTCGGCCAGGTCGTGGCCGAGGCGGCCCGCGCCGGCGAACTGGTGGTCCAGCCGCGGATGGGGTTCGCGACGCCCGCCGCCATGCGGTCCGGGCTCGTCGCCGTCCACGGCGCGCGGGCCCGCACGGTGGGCACCCTCACCCTGGACAGTTACACCCGGGTCGGCGATCTGGACGAAGCACGCCGTGCGGTGCGCACCGGCGAGGAGCTGAACGGCTACCCGATCCTCGCCCACGACGCCGACACCACCCGCCGACTGCGCCACGGACTCGGCGACTTCGCCGTCCAGGTCCGCCACGGCTCGGCCCTCCCCCTCGACATCATCACCGGGCTGCTCGATGCGGGGCTCGACGCCACCGAGGGCGGGCCCGTCTCGTACTGCCTGCCGTACGGCCGCACGCCTCTGAGCCGGTCCGTGGAGCAATGGGCCAGGGCATGCGAACGGCTGGCCGACGGCTCGCCCACCGCGCACCTCGAGACCTTCGGCGGCTGTCTGCTCGGCCAGTTGTGCCCGCC
This sequence is a window from Streptomyces xanthii. Protein-coding genes within it:
- a CDS encoding cobalamin B12-binding domain-containing protein, producing the protein MKPCGTGPEHGIPIPGGRRRVLLSSVSSDAHTWNLIYLQLLLEERGHEVHNLGPCVPDELLLSTCRRLAPDLVVISTVNGHGAADGGRLIRGLRAQRDLERLPVVIGGTIGTRAAAPGTYAPALLGAGFDAVFENGDGLRDFCRFVDTVPARRLTGAGSR